A stretch of DNA from Sphingopyxis sp. MWB1:
CAAAGATAAAGCAGCGGCGCGTGCAGATCGGTTGCCGGACGCATGCGGCGGCGCGGGAAGCTGTCGACCATCTTGCGCCCCGCTTCGCTTTCGAACAGCGCAGCGGTCATTTCGGACTGGAAATAGCCGGGCTGGATGATGTTCACATTGATGCCGCGCCGTGCCCATTCGCGCGCCAGGCTCTTGCCCAGATGGCGCACCGCCGCCTTGGTCGCGCCATAGACGGAGGTGGCGGGGAACAGCTTGTCGGCGGTGATCGAGCCGATCAGGACAATGCGGCCATGCTGGCGCTCGCGGCTGCCCGCGGCATCGAGCCGCCGTGCGCCCTCGGTCGCGGTCAGAAAGACACCGCGGATATTGGCGGCGAGCAGCCCGTCGACATCCTCGACCGAGAGGCCCAGCGCCAGATTTTCGGTGGCGACCCCGGCATTGGCGACGATCGTGTCGACCGTGCCCCATGCCGCCTCCGCCGCGTCAAAGGCGGCGCGGGTCGATGCGGCATCGGTGACGTCGAGGCTGACCGCCATTGCTTCGCCGCCCGCGGCCTTGATCGCGGCAACCTGCTCGGCGAGCCGGTCCGCGCGGCGTGCGGCAAGCACCACCTTCGCCCCGGCGGCGGCGAGCGCCCTGGCAAAGCCCGCGCCCAGCCCCGATGACGCCCCGGTGACAAGCGCAATGCGCCCCGACAAATCGAAAATGGGGTCCTGTGCCATATCATCCTCTCCCTTTTGCGCCCGCCTTGGCGGCTCTTGACGTTTACGTCAACCTGAGGGCGGCCTTCGATGGCGGCGAGGCTTGACTTTGGGCCAGTGTTCTCCTATTGTTCTTTTTGTGCACACACAACCTCATCCCCCGTTGCGGCTGCCGGAGGCGGCGAACGGGGGATAAAGGTGGCCCCCTCCCCTCGCCTGAATTTTTCCTATAACCGGGGCGTGATGCGTCCGGTTGGGCGCGACTCGCGCTTGCGGGCGGCGCGGCTCTCGGCTCGCGCCGGTCAGCGCTGGACGTCGAGCGCCTGCTGCGAGGCCTGCGCCACCGCCGCGCGGCCAAAGGGGGCGAAGTCGCCGCGCAGCCCGTGCTTGAGCCGCGACAGCGCGAGGCCGCGCTGGACGGCGTTCAACCCCTCACCCTGCCACAGACCGTCGATGACCCCGGCGGCAAAGGCGTCGCCCGTGCCCACCCGGTCGACGATCGGCGCGATGATCGCGGGATCGGTCGTCGCGGAATCGACGCGGCTGTCCATGCGCGCGACAATATGATGCTCGCCCGTGCCGACGATATGGCGCGCGGTCGAGGCGACATGGTCGAGATTGGGGAAGCGGTCGAGCAGCGCGAGCGCGGCTTCGCGGCGGCGCCCCGTGCCATCGCCCGAAAATTGGCGGCCCAGCAGGAGGGTCGCGTCGCGGTGGTTGCCGAACAAGAGGCTCGCTTGCTCAATGATCTCGCACAAAATGGCGGCGGGGTCCGAATCCCATTTCTGCCACAGGCGGCCGCGCCAATTGCCGTCAAAGGAGATGCCGAGCCCCTGTTCGCGGGCGAAGCGCACGGCGGCGAGCACCGCCTTTGCCGCATCGGGGCCCAGCGCCGGGGTGACGCCCGAAACATGGAGCCAGTCGGCGCCATCGAACAATTCGGCCCAGTTCCAGTCGGTGGCCGGGGTCGCGGCGAACAGCGTGTCGCTGCGGTCGTAAATCACCTCGGCGGCCTGTCCCGCACCGCCCGCCAGATGATAATAAAGCCCCATGCGCCCCGCGCCCCGCGCGATGCCCGCGACATCGACGCCGTGCCGCCGCAGTTCGGACACCGCGGCCTCGCCAATGGCATCGCCCGGCAGCGCGCTGATCATGCGGCTGCGATGCCCCAGCGCGGCGAGCGCAACCGCGACATTCGCCTCGGCCCCGCCGACATGCACATCCATTTGCGGCACCTGCAAGGGGAAGCTGCCCGGCGGAACCGCGAGGCGCAGGATCACCTCGCCAAAACAGACGATATTGCGGCTTTTAACACTCATGCGATATCTTCACTTTCCGGAACGGCGATACAGTGGATGATGGCCTTGTCGCCGAAACGGGCGGTCGCCGATTGGCCGGGGTCGATGGGATGGACGCCGGTGATCGCGCCCGCCGAAATCCATTGGCCGGCGGCCAGGCGGATCTCGCCGCGAAAATGCAGCGCCATCAGGAAATGCAGCGCACCCCAGGGGCCGTCCAATATGTCGCAGGCGCGGCCCGTTCCGACCACCGCATCGGCGATCCGGGTTTCGACCATTAATTGCTCGCAGCCTTCAGGCTCTAGTTCGGGGCCGATCAGCAGGCCATTGTTGATGCCGACATCGGCGATAATGCCATAGGGTGCATGGTCATGCACATCGGGCGCGGGCGAGCTTGCGACTTCAAAACCCGCACAGATGCGGTCGACGCAGCCGCGCGTGTCATCGGGGGTCGCGGGCAGTTCGGGCGGAAGCTTCGCGAGGCGCAGCATCAGCTCAACCTCAATCGCCGCCGCGCCGCCGACAAAAATATGAGCCTGCCCGGGGGTTTCCCCTGTCAACTGGGCGCTGCGCAGCACGGGTCCGGCCAGCCGGTCGGTGCCGAGTTGGTCGATCAAGGGGACCGGAATACGCCCGACCTTCCAGCCAAGGACAGGCTGCCCCAGCGCGGCGGTCAGCCGGTGCTGGCACGCATAGGCATCGGCCAGTGTGCCGGGCACCGAACCCGGAAAATGGGGCAGCGCCGCCCCGGCGCGTCGTGCGTCAAGAAGGTGAGGCACTGGGTCGCCAGCGCATGTCAAAACCGTCATAGTAGCGACCCAGTCTCCCTTGTATCAGCCCAGCTTTGCGCTCAGCATATAACGTTCGCGGCTTTCAGCGGCGCGCTGTTGCAATTCGACCAACGCCCGCTGTTCGGTTTCGTCGAGCATCGATTCCAGCAAGCGGTGGAAATGACGCCGCATTGCCAATCGTGCGCCCGCGGCATCGCGGCGCCGCAAGGCTTCGACCACATCGGCATGTTCGGCCTGACGCGCCTTGCCATCCTTGCGGCAGACCATCGAATGGCTGGAGCGCACGTCGGGCAATTCCATCCGCATGCGCCACAGGCTGTCGATTACATGGATGATCGCCTTGTTGTTCGATGCCGCCGCAATGGTCATGTGAAATTCGCGGTCGACCGCGCTGATTTCATCCTCGCTGGCATTTTCGTCCGCCATTGCTTCGAGCAAGGCGTCGAGCTTTTCCAGCGTTTCGAGGGAAATGGTCGGCGCCGCGAGCGCCGCCGCCTCGCCTTCGAACAGCGAGCGCGCCTCGGTCAGTTCAAAGGCCCCGACATCGGGCAATATGCGGTGATCATAGGGCAATTCAGCGGCGACATACGCGCCGGCGCCGGTGCGTATGTGAATCCAGCCC
This window harbors:
- a CDS encoding SDR family NAD(P)-dependent oxidoreductase, producing the protein MAQDPIFDLSGRIALVTGASSGLGAGFARALAAAGAKVVLAARRADRLAEQVAAIKAAGGEAMAVSLDVTDAASTRAAFDAAEAAWGTVDTIVANAGVATENLALGLSVEDVDGLLAANIRGVFLTATEGARRLDAAGSRERQHGRIVLIGSITADKLFPATSVYGATKAAVRHLGKSLAREWARRGINVNIIQPGYFQSEMTAALFESEAGRKMVDSFPRRRMRPATDLHAPLLYLCSDASLGVTGSVITVDDGQSL
- a CDS encoding FadR/GntR family transcriptional regulator, whose protein sequence is MAERRLFEEIADELRRLILDGTFPPGARLPGERELSERFEVSRVTIREAEIALQAMGWIHIRTGAGAYVAAELPYDHRILPDVGAFELTEARSLFEGEAAALAAPTISLETLEKLDALLEAMADENASEDEISAVDREFHMTIAAASNNKAIIHVIDSLWRMRMELPDVRSSHSMVCRKDGKARQAEHADVVEALRRRDAAGARLAMRRHFHRLLESMLDETEQRALVELQQRAAESRERYMLSAKLG
- a CDS encoding 2-keto-4-pentenoate hydratase, with the translated sequence MPHLLDARRAGAALPHFPGSVPGTLADAYACQHRLTAALGQPVLGWKVGRIPVPLIDQLGTDRLAGPVLRSAQLTGETPGQAHIFVGGAAAIEVELMLRLAKLPPELPATPDDTRGCVDRICAGFEVASSPAPDVHDHAPYGIIADVGINNGLLIGPELEPEGCEQLMVETRIADAVVGTGRACDILDGPWGALHFLMALHFRGEIRLAAGQWISAGAITGVHPIDPGQSATARFGDKAIIHCIAVPESEDIA
- a CDS encoding sugar kinase; translation: MSVKSRNIVCFGEVILRLAVPPGSFPLQVPQMDVHVGGAEANVAVALAALGHRSRMISALPGDAIGEAAVSELRRHGVDVAGIARGAGRMGLYYHLAGGAGQAAEVIYDRSDTLFAATPATDWNWAELFDGADWLHVSGVTPALGPDAAKAVLAAVRFAREQGLGISFDGNWRGRLWQKWDSDPAAILCEIIEQASLLFGNHRDATLLLGRQFSGDGTGRRREAALALLDRFPNLDHVASTARHIVGTGEHHIVARMDSRVDSATTDPAIIAPIVDRVGTGDAFAAGVIDGLWQGEGLNAVQRGLALSRLKHGLRGDFAPFGRAAVAQASQQALDVQR